GCAGATGATGTTATTTCATATGAAGCGTTCTATGTCCGTTTGGGTGGTTATGGTCATAGGTTCGGTTTCGACATATTTTGTGAAGTAGTTAATCgctacgatcatcatgcctctgcccTTAGTAGCAGGTTGCATTAGTCATACCAAGCCAATTGCCCACTACATGACTTAAATCGTCTGCCAGTGGAGTTCACTGATAGGTAGTGCAAGTATAGGCTTAAAGCACTGTCATCTGTCGTACAAAACATACTCTTTGGCGTCTTGATGCATGGTTGGCCAATAATAACCAGCGTTAAGAGTTTTTTTGCGCCAAAAAGCGGCCTCTAGAGTAGTTTCCACAAACGCCTTTGTGGATTGAACTAAAAATCTCCAGGTCGTTGGGAGGCGATAGGCAACGAAGATGTGGTCCTAAGAAGGATCTATGAATGAGGTTGTGTTGATCTACGCCACCTCGACTGTTGATTTCTCATCTATGTTTGGCTTTTCCAAGTACTCGACTGGGATGAAGCGCCTGAGCTGATGGTTAAGTGTGGACCTTAGGCTTCCTAGTGCGTCTACATGGGCATTTTCTGCTTATGAAACCTAAGTGGTTGTGTACGCTTAGAACGTCGCTAGCTATTCTCGTACCTTCTGGAGGTATCAGGCCATCCTTGGATGCTTTGTTGCGTACTCCCCCGAAGCTTGGTTGGTGATCAGCTGGGAATCAGAATAGATTGTGAGCTTCTTCACTGCTAGGTCTTTCGCTAATCGAAGACTTGCTAGTAGGGCTTCGTACGCTAATCGGAAGCTTAGAGTGATTACCTGCTGAAGCATCGAACCGTCCGGAGTAATAAAAACTAGGCCTGCCCTCGATCCTTGGTAGTTAGATGATACATCGACGTGCAGGCGTCGGAAATCTCCTGTAGGTAGGGCTAATGCGTTCGTCAGAATGTACGCCATTTTTCACGCCTTTAACGTCGTGCCTTTGGATTGTGTGGAATATCACATCATGACGATGATTGCGTATGTCTAAAGGTACGACCTGAGCTTCTTGGTTGTAACAACTAGcgccaaaattaaagttttgaCTTTTTGGTTTCTGCATCGAAGAAAGCTTTTGAACTGTTGAATACAGGTGGTCGCACCCCCGACTCTTCTCATATGAAGGTAAAGCTCATTGTTACTCAATTACCGCCACATAGATGCATAGATTCTTCGCTGCTTTCGGCTCGGATCGGTCGGCAGATCGTGAGAGGAATTGGCTGAGTGCAGCTGCTCATCAGGTTAGACCTTGGATCTCTTTTAGAGTAGCAGGGGACTTGATATCGAGGATCGCTCAAATCTTCTTTGGTTGTGTGTTCAGCATGGTCTGACCGTTGCTTAAGGTCAAGGAAGATGTGCTCGGTGACTTCTTCAAGTTTCATCCTGATTCATCTGCCAGGACATTGTTGATCTTAACGCCATATTCCTGACCTGCCTGCTGTGATTGCTATTGGGTGAAGGTAGAGTCGTCCTTCTGCACTTTAACTACTATTTCTGGGGTGAAAGACTTCTTCGTCGACTCCTTGAGAACTTGGTGTACATCTTGGGCGTTGTGCCTCCCTTTGCCGGGGACCAGTCCTTGCGTGTATCTCCTGGCTTGCTTTTGTTGTTGAGCGGTTTATCACTCACCTTTTTGTAGGTCGGTTCAGCCTCTTTGCGCAACTGCTCAGGCGGCTTCTAGGAGCATTTTTCTTCATCCTAGAGGGAGTACTTTTTTGCCAAAGCATAAGAGTTTTCCATGGACAGGTTCTCGCCTATAATCAATTCTCCAAAAAACGGGTGATCTGCTGGGATCTCTTTTTGAAAAGCTGAGCATGCGATGTTGCCATCATATCCGACAATCTTCGCATTCTCCGTCTTGAATCTCTTGACGTAAGTACGGAGTGACTACTTCGGGTCATTCTTCATGTTGAAGAAATGGTCAAACTTTTTCTTGATTGATCGGTATGACGAATATTCCTTAGTGCAAACCAAGGAAAATTCGTTGAAATTCCAGATTGAATGTGGCGGCAGGGTATGGAActaatcttgcgcctcgccttgggCCTATATGGTCGTAGACCTTCCTAGCCGTTGGGCTGCCACATCATGGCCTGCTGGCTAAGTGGCTTGGGCTTAGGCTCGTTGAGCTGCCTAGTTGGCAACAACTGCTACATTCTGAGCTTGGGTCTGGGCCTACTGTGCAACAATACCTATTGCATTGGGCTGGGCCTCCTGCCCTGGGCTTGTTGTGGCAGCTGCTAAGTTTTGGTCTGTGTGCTGCAAGGGCAACATTGTTGAGGTTTAGGCCATGGCCTGGTGGCCTTACCGTGGCTACTGGGTCACGACAATAATGGTGATGCAGCTCCGTAGTGGTAGGGCTCCTCCTGCTGTCGTGTTGAGCCTTGATGATCTCCGTCATGGGACTATGTCCTCATCTCCACTCTTCGATCCAAATCCTTGCACGCACAGGGTTCCGTTCGTTGAAGTTTCCaaatttcctaccattgtatcctttCTCCAGGGACtgatcaagaaacttttctaggaaaaattaattgatacaacgtgtgagaaattcaacgtaatagaaaattcaagaaactaaTGCAAGATGCTTTTTCGATTATTTTGAATCAGCttttaatgaaagcaccaatttgtcgatgcaaattttcACCGTCTTtagtcttgacgaaaatgcacctgcaaaacgatcaacacctttgattagagacctaagcctcacgcgcccacaaggttgggggggggggagttaGGTCAATGGatctccaatgccaaagttagttTCTCTtagagagtaaagtgtttagggcttttttagggttgcaaaaactttgaaaatttggtagaatatggggtatttataaAGCTAGGGCCAGCCATATAATGTTTAATGGAgagatattctctaaatattcccaagatattaaataagaaataatatctTTAGATAATGgtgtaattatccctaatttatttaaattaggattacttacttgattaaAGTCAATttcaattaggaatgtattaaagataggatttgggtaattaatccttatctttaattccttgccAAGGGCAGGTGAGATGCAGGCAGTCATATTCAGCTGCTGAGACCTCCAGGGGTGTGAGCTGCGCGTGGGAGAATCTGAGAAGCCAacccatttattgagggcaatcttgtctttcttgaataaaagtccacgtgtcacctttAGAATTTTTGGGATCATTTTAGGCTTCACAAGAGCCATCAGTGAGATCCTCATCTTCGAGTAATGTTGACATTACTTTGTCTCTAACCACCATGGTTTGCTGCTTTTCATATTCAATAAGCCCTAACTCAAAGGGGTAGCATCTTGGATCACTAGTACCCTATAACTTGCATGGATGATGGATTTTTCCGATTTGATAGTCTTCTTTTTTGAAGGCTTACTACCACCATATTTCTCAGCTAcaatttcaaggtgttttcttttctttttctccgaCGTCTGGACATCCAGGATCTTCACTGGGTATTTCTCATCTTTTGCGTCCATTACATTGATAATACCAAATTTTTGATATGATAATTAGAACATAAATTGATAATGGCGTCTCGCTCATGCTCCTTAGTTCTCTCCAAAGCTATTAGCCATCTTCAATTCCGGTGTGCAAGATGAATGTTGTTGAAGTCCTTGTTGATTAGTTATGGACTACATTGACCGATGTTTGTGACATTATTATTACAGTTAAGACCGGTAAAAGGAGTATTTCAAATTCTGGTTCCAGAAATATCCCATTCCTAGTTTCTGTCCACAACTAGAATGTCTTTATATCAATCCTTATCATGGCATGGCAGATTGGTTATATTGGCGGCCCATCTAACACTGCAATGCAATTGGAATAAGTAGTGAGGATCAAAACTCTTATGCATAGTGTACAACATATGGAATTCTTGAATTCCTAACTTCGCCCCATACCATTTGTTTAAAAGCTCAAAGCATGTAAGAATGCAAAATGATGCTGGAGTAAGGTTGCAGAGGGCAATGTCATGATAGCTTAATACCTATTTTAAGAAATGAGACAAATGGAACTTCAATCCTAGATCTGGGTACCCAAGGTGAATCCTGGTACATAGGCGTTTATGGTCCGCAGGCGTAGGGAGAGGATTCTGAACATGGTGGCCAACTTCCCATCAAACCGACAGCTATTTAGGAAGTGTTGAAGGAGACTGATAAAAACTTTCGCTTCTTCTTCACTTTGTACCTTCACCATAAGAGGCTCAAATTAAGAATCATAGTTAGCGATATAAGCATAAAGTTCATTGGAAGGGGCATCCATCGATTTTAGGATAAAGTCAAAGGATTTGAGTAAGATCGATGAAAAGAACGGAAATCTCATACTTGGTTTGTAGGGAGAAAATTGAAGGCTTTTTGGAAAAGTTTAGAAATTTTTAAGAAGCCTGGCAATCAGATGGTGTTTATAGATGATGTCTTAGAATCCCCTAACCATTTAATACAGATCGTAATCAACATATTCGACAACTGGATTTGGCTAGAGAAAACAATGGACAAAGCTTCGGTTTTTGCTCACAAGCAACTATGATAATCCTCATTATTGCGATATTGATAACACGATTTACAAGGTAGTGCGCTAATACACGAAACACCTTGATGTCCACAGGTTCACCAAAAACGAAGTTGAGATGCCACATGactgaagaaagaaaaaaaaggttcaTATTTCGACTTACTATGAAAGGCATGGTCTTTAGATAACTACCCATCTTCAAAGGGAACAAGTCCTTTTAGATGCATAGTTAGGAGCAATTATAGGACCATGATTTTTCATGTCGGAGTAAGGTGGATTGAAATATGCCCACCTCAGAAATCCAGTCATGAATTCAACAGCTTCCATCACAAAGCTGACTAAACGGATCAGTGATGCCACCATCATCATGTTCTAGAATTAGTGGGTGAAGCTCGTAGATTTTGCTAAGATAGACCATGCTTGTTCCACAAGATTTGGGAACCTAATCAAGCAAAGAATCACCAGGTTTCCTATAATTTTGGAGTCTTTGCACTCTAAGGATTGGCATGCGCCGAAAGTAAGGGCAGAGACATTGGACCCTATCAAATGGTTGAGCTTAGACTCtaaattttcaatcttttttgcAGCTAAACAAGCTTTGGCTACCATCATCACCTCAGCTTTCATGGCAGCGTAAATCGCACCTTGGTCAGCGCCGAGGGAAACACCTTACCAGTGCCAAAAACATCTGACTGCCATGAGAAGCTCCTCAAAGTCAATGGAAACACCTTATCGGTGTCGAAGACACTCAACATAACACCAGACTAAGCATCCAAGAGCTGCTAGAAGATCAACAAAGCATCCCCCTAGGACTTGCTTTTCCTTCAGGATGCTATAAGCATAGTCCTTACTAACTCCTTCTATTTTaacaacaaaagtaaaaaatttcacacactttgtgtgtgagtACATACTAGTATCTAATAAAATAATGACATATGTAAGAGAAAAATTGTGACGAtccgtcccaaattttattattttataaattttaaaatgtgaaatttaCGAAAATACCCTTAGAAGCGAGGGTATTGACTTTCGTGGATCAGGATATAGTGAGGTGTATGAATTAATCCTTTAACGTTTTCCTGAAGTACTCGATAAGTATTTTTGGTTTAAgtcactatttatatattttcatatatttttataatgtttataattatttttcatatttaattatttgaaaaaaggaagaagaaacagaGAAAAAGGGACTGGGCAGAACTGCCCAATCTGAGAAGGAGAGGAAGAGAACATGAGGGACCGGGAGAGAAAGTGCAACGAAtcgggagaagagagaaggaaaggaTGGCCCAATTAGAGAAGGAGAAATGGGGGGGGGAAATGAAAGAGTGAGATGCACGGGATCATGGATCCCTTATCGAATCCTTGCGACCCGACCTACGAAGCAATGGAACTCAATGGGTTCCGATGGTTTTTTAGGCGAAATTCCTGCTACACCAATTTACCACCTAAGAAACCTTCCATGACTTCCCATCTTCCATTTCCAATCAAATTTCACTAGATATTGCCTTGATTTTAAGAAAAATAGAACTCGTAGGTTCCGGGGGTGCATGGAGGAAATCTTATGATCGTGAAGCTAACTCCGTCAATCACCACCACCAAGGGACTCTACTCaaccccaggaacaaagcccaagcagtggtgaAGACGTTGGAACACCGAGGATGTCGAATTGAAGAAAACCCATTCTAGGGTTTCCCTCGGatttgagtgaaattggagctCTTCATGggcaaattggccttggtcacaggtatgaaaTTTGCTCCACTcactgagatcttcatttctgcaaaatttggtaatttttataaatagttgaattttcttgCGAGCCgaggcggccgaccgccacccactGCGGCGCGTGGCCAAGGGACCGCCGATGTCattcttaggctaaattagatgtcttgagttcagttGTGGTGATTTTATATCATAGGTTGATCGTTTGGaccaaaattcattaagatacgttacttggtaaagatgtgaatcgacgatccaaccgttggatcgtcaccaaactttaatatattatagtacataatatttaaggaccATAGAAACGTACGGATCAGAAATCCgacatacggatcttcccgaattggatttgtaagttcataaaataaaatattgattgCCACTtgattttggcaattggcggagatccgaccgttggatcataatgaaaccttaggatattattctagaagtataatgtgtaTCTTTGGAAGCAACGAATCCGAAATCCATGATACAGATCTCTCAAACTGAATTACGTAGGGAtgggttttatgtaaattatgtattttatcagttagaactctgagatgtgatttaaTAATTGGTCACaggcgacgatggttcgtgatgtctcgatatgcgtgctagggagtcgtagcgcggacctcaggtgagtgggtcttttcctttctattgtatatattatatatatatatatatatatatatatatatatatatatatatatatgagattgacaattccataaatgtttataaattgattattgcttaTGATTACTGTGAATGTTTTGAAACACTGtcgtgaactacgaatggcttgatccttgtttagggtacgtaggcagtctaatgagacgttagatgcatccatataagaaatgagattaaataatagagacaatagccttgtttaaggaattgagcaatgtgaggGATATTGGTGAAAAATGTGCGTTTTAACTTTATGTTTTAATGATTAATAGTTAGTACACTGTATTTTATAATAGGACCTGAAAAACCATTGGAACCCATTGAGTTCCACTGCTTTAAGGGTTGGGTCGCAAGGATCTGGTGAGGGATCCATGATTTCGTGCATCTCACTCTCTCCTTTCCCCCTCCTTTCTCCTTCTCTGATTGGGTcatcctctccttctctcttctcccgaTTCGTTGCACTTTTTCTCCCGGTCCCTCATGTTCTCTTCCTCTCCTTCTTAGATTGGGTAGTTCTGCCCAGTCCCTTTTTCtctgtttcttcttcctcttttcaaataattaaatatgaaaaataattataaacattataaaaatatatgaaaatatataaatagtgacTTAAACCAAAAATACTTATCGAGTACTTTAGGAAAACATTAAAGGATTAATTCATACACCTCACTATATGCTGATCCACGAAAGTCAATACCCTCGCCTCTAAGGGTATTTTCGTAAATTtcacatttttaaatttataaaataataaaatttgggacAGGTCGTCacaaaaatttacatgaaaagAATTTACCGTTAGCATCTCATTCCAATGAAATAAGAATATATACACATAATAGTGCATTACTAAATTAAAATAGGGAAATTTTATTGGgaactttaataaaaagctcttggtactgttcactttaacgaaaaaccacatttttacactaaaaagtcaatcatggtactattcactttaccctttattttgtccttattgttaaaacttaaagtttttaagtcattttcattagttttgctAATTTTATTTGGACCCAGTTATTTTATCTCTAAACCCAACTAACAAGTTTTATCTACCAAACTTCCAAGTTTACCCTTAAATAAAtaggaataagaaaagaaaagaaaataaacattgaTGTTTTTATCTCTACACCCTATAACTCCAAAATTGGCACGTTGGTGAACTCGTTCATTATTTCTAGCAAAACCCACCTAAATAACAGCAAAATATTCTCTCGAGTTCATCAATGAATTAGCTTGCTAAAAACCCTTATTAGCCATCCTTTATAATTTTAGTGTAGGTTTTAGGCtgatatgtttgtttgtttgaaccGTTATCTGGGAGTTGGCTACTTGCATAAATTATTAAAACTAACAAGTCATCTTTCTAGAAACCCTTGTTGCTATCTCATCTAAATAGACATTGACATGAAAGTTTTTTTCTCGGAATTTGTTTAATGTCCAACAAATTGGTAAGAAGTTTTTTCCGCTGAAATTATAAATGAGGGCCGCTAAGGGTTTATTGCAACACGGGTTTCCAGCAAGCTTACTTGTTGATGAAAATAATGGAAGAGTGTAGATGTGTgtcattttttttagttattgGGTGTAGAGATATAAACACTAatgtttattttcttattctcaTTTATTTAAGGACAAACTTAGAAGTTTAGTAGAgaaaactttttaattggacGTAGAAATAAGATAGCTGagtccaaataaaatttcccattaAAATATCATGTAATGGTAAATTCCTTTCAGAAGACCAACTATTTTTACATTTTCCTTTCAATACTAACGCACGCTCAGGATCGCCTCCAAAGTAAAAGACAAaaagttggaaaagaaaataggaAATGACTAAAAATGGAACAAAAGTAGAGAGTCTCGTCCAAGTCTTTCCTCTGAAAATTTACAACCTTTGATGTGAAAAGTTGGAAATCTCCTCCATCTGAGGGATCTCTGAATCAATTCTCTCTTTAAACTctcattctttctttcttgctttattgcCTCATTAATTTGAACACTCCTATCAATTTATCTACCACTTTCCCCTTATTAATGCATTAACAGTTACCCATTTTGCTCTGCCACTTTTCTGCCACTTTTCTGGTAATTATGTTTTGGACATTTTGAGGCTGTAGATCCAACTGCAATTCCAACTTGGTAAAGTGTTTCACTTTCCCATTTCCCCCCTTTGTATCTTTCTTTGATCTCTtgtagttgttgttgttgcagtAGTAGTAGTAGGTACTTGTTATTTCTGGGGAAGTTTCATAGCTAAAAGCTgtgtaatttgtgtgttagagGTGGGTTCTTGAAATACCCATTTCTCAgattgttggttttttttttccattcaaaatttctaaaattttgatAGAATTTTAGTGAATTTAACTTGTGGGTGTTTTGGTATTCGGGTTTTTATAGAGCAGTCTTGTTTTGTTTCAAGCACTCTACTTTGTTGTTGAGGAATTGTACTTCCAAATTCCAATGGATTATGGTAGAGAGAGCAATGTAGTCCATGTAATCACTGGGAatagtggtggtgatggtggtgataTTTGGTCTAGTGACCAGGCAGTTTGGGCTACTGAGGATGAGTACCGTGTTTGGAATAATGGTGACGCGTTGGCGGACACCATGTCCAACTCAAATTATGATCAAAGGCAGTCGCAAAGTCGCTCTGGAAGCGAACCCCCAAATAAGAAATCAAGAAACTCCCAAGATGCAACTTCATCTAACCGGTCAAAAGCCATTGGGAAAATGTTTTTCAAAACCAAACTTTGTTGCAAATTCCGTGCTGGGACGTGCCCCTATGTTACCAATTGTAACTTTGCTCATAGCATTGAAGAGCTTCGGAGGCCGCCACCAAATTGGCAAGAAATTGTGGCTGCCCACGAGGAAGAAAAGGCTGTATCTTCAGAGCCAAGGGAAGAGTACCAAATTCCAATCGTCTCTACAGGATATGGTGTGGAGACTCCAAGATCCTATAAAGGGAGGCATTGCAAAAAGTTTTATACTGAGGAAGGGTGTCCTTATGGGGATAATTGCACTTTTCTACATGATGAGCAGTCGAAGAATAGAGAGAGTGTGGCAATAAGTTTAGGTCCTGGAGGGTATGGTGGTGGTTCTGCTGCTGCGAATGGAGCAAGTAACAAGCCATCAAACTGGAAAACAAGGATTTGCAATAAGTGGGAATTGACAGGATATTGCCCATTTGGAAGCAAATGCCATTTTGCTCATGGTGTAGCAGGTATGATTTATATACTTTTTCCATTTTCGCTTAGATAACAGAAAAGAATTGATGTTGATTCTGTATATAGGCTAGTGTTTGTCTTTATAGCTCCAGTTTGAAGATTCAGCAATATTCCATGCTGTAATAGGTATCTGATTTGAGGATGagaataatttaatttttatagttCCTTCATGTTGTCATTTGTCCATGTACATTTTCATAGAGCTAGCCGTCTTGCTTATGCTTCCATTCTAGGACTTAAGAAATACTGGTTTCAGTTTCTTTACATGGATGCTTGATGTTCTCAACTTCCGTTGTCCCAAATAAGTAAGACATTGAGCTAACTCTAAATAATTGTTGTAAAATTATAATTTGATACATCATTTATGTCCCACGCCTGTTCTTGTTTTGCTCTTGATTTTGAAAAGTACTTGAGTATGTTAAGTGATTCAATTATGATCAACTActatttaagtttattttccaatattttcaaAATCATGGTACTGgtttactttttgttttggtgCATCATTAACAAAGACTTTGTTACCTTTGTTTCCCCCCCTGTAAAAAGGAAACATTAACACAGGAATGTTTCTTTTAACAAAagaatgtttctttttcatcATAAGACAAAGATGCTTGTCAACACCTTTCTTTGTTCTGTTGTCTTTCATTGAGAGCCTGGGAAAGCCCAATTCCGATGTTAGGACAGAGGTTCTGGATTGCAAGAACATAAGACTTTATTCGAAGCTGCTCATCCCGTCTTTCATTTGAGCCAATCTATAGTGGAATTTAGAGGAATAGTTTCCGTAGCAGAAATATGCTGTTGAATTATTGCTTACTTGTTCACCTGTGTTATTGATTATGACAGGAAAGAGTGAACTCATTATGGTGGTGGGAAGAAATCTCCCATAAGCTCTTCtatctttcatttttcttaacCATCCATGGCCTTGAACCAAGATGTTATTGAAGTTGCCTATGCTGATTTGGACAACTGGATGGTTTGTCCGtttcttaattattattataatttacatGGGTATGATTAGAGAATACGAAGGAAGAAGGTCAGCTGAATAATACCCTTCGGATTCCAGCAGCGGAGTCGATGTTACCATCACTAGATCGAACAATCAGCAAGTCATCAGGGGGGGTCTAGGGCTGTTCTCCAACCCACTGAAAAACCTTAACAAAGAGGCTGGTACAGAACAATCAGTCCAAAAGAGGCTTACATCTAACTAAGAAGGCCACTCGTATTATGATAATCATTAATAAGAGCATCTTTTATTTTAGGCTAGAGAAGTTCCTAGTTAGAAGCTCTGTTCCATTTTTTCATTCCTTGTGATAAAACATACCACCTGAGCCTCTGTAAGTTTAGAAGAAACAAAGATTTTGACATAATTAGCGGTAGAGAATGAGATGGTGTATCGAATCTACACTGCTGACACAGATATTTATGGAATTCTTATTGTCTGGATCTGCCTCTgagcatatatatgtgtgagaggactttataaaaaaatataagtgATATAAGTTTCTAACTCCTATCATGTCTTTAATGAGGGAGAAGACAAATCCAGACTCTCTCATGCCTTCAGTGGAAATTTCTCAGAAACACCGGGCATATTCCCACTGTTAAAGTTTAAAACAATTATTGGTTCACAACAGCTTAGGGTTTTGGGATCTGGTTGTCTAGCATGGTACTAGAGCATCGGTAGTAGGAGGTCATTGGTTCAAAATCCAATCCCCATTCTTACTTTATTGTAGGATTGCAAGGTGCAGGGTGGGGCTGGACCTATGTTTCTCCTCTGCCTCTCCACGTGCAGAATGGGGACATTCCTATGAACTTAAGGTTTTGGGTAGTGGTAAACCAACAATGTATATCACCTGACCAACCATACAGATGGCGACAAATTCAAATTAGCAACCAGCTTAAGAGAGATGTGGCCAGCCCACACTTTTGAGCTGATCAACTTTTTCTTATTGGTGGTTTGACTTGTGCATTGAAGTCTAGGGAAATATTGTGCATCTTCCATGAGGAAAGGCACAATGGAATTTACCCTCAAAATATAAAGCTTAAGCAAGGATCATGTAGATGCATACTATTGTTGTACAACTTGATCCAGTCTGGCTACGCAGTGCTGTTACTGTTGTATCATGCGTAATGATACTAGATtgtgcatttgtttgtttacttgttttctctaattttttgtttattggctACTGAAGTATCGGTACAAGTTCTGGCCGAAAAATGAAAGATTAGAAAGTGTTCATAAAAATTGGCATGGTGATGCTCCTGT
The nucleotide sequence above comes from Malus sylvestris chromosome 16, drMalSylv7.2, whole genome shotgun sequence. Encoded proteins:
- the LOC126607378 gene encoding zinc finger CCCH domain-containing protein 56-like, which gives rise to MDYGRESNVVHVITGNSGGDGGDIWSSDQAVWATEDEYRVWNNGDALADTMSNSNYDQRQSQSRSGSEPPNKKSRNSQDATSSNRSKAIGKMFFKTKLCCKFRAGTCPYVTNCNFAHSIEELRRPPPNWQEIVAAHEEEKAVSSEPREEYQIPIVSTGYGVETPRSYKGRHCKKFYTEEGCPYGDNCTFLHDEQSKNRESVAISLGPGGYGGGSAAANGASNKPSNWKTRICNKWELTGYCPFGSKCHFAHGVAELHRYGGGLVEGETKDSSSVAPDNKQGVMPSKTPGDAVVVSVPLVSFSDVYHLGVPSQRSSIVIQRSGPRAHQKWKGPDKISRIYGDWIDDIE